A single region of the Triticum dicoccoides isolate Atlit2015 ecotype Zavitan chromosome 2B, WEW_v2.0, whole genome shotgun sequence genome encodes:
- the LOC119363679 gene encoding folate-biopterin transporter 1, chloroplastic-like — protein sequence MASGTSAGREPYDEEAASRRPLELGIRDSAPASASDHRSGNIVPRYQVGCTKADTSKRYLEGWHKKQSSTDDVRKSKSGYFTAFGVDLSPDNMAVAIVYFVQGVLGLARLAVSFYLKDDLHLDPAETAVISGFSSLPWLIKPIYGFISDSIPLYGYRRRSYLILSGFLGTLSWSLMATVVNSKYGAGFSILLGSLSVAFSDVVVDSMVVERARGESQSTSGSLQSLCWGSSAFGGIVSAYFSGSLVDAYGVRFVFGITAFLPLMTSAVAVLVNEHRLTPGEHAMSVSGSGFIESSIQHIKQLWTSVKQPNIFLPTLFIFLWQATPHSESAMFFFITNKLGFTPEFLGRVKLVTSIASLLGVGIYNYFLKAVHLRKIFLVTTIIGSALGMTQVLLVTGLNRQFGISDEWFSIGDSLIITVLGQAAFMPVLVLAAKLCPPGMEATLFATLMSISNAGSVTGGLVGAGLTKIFGVTRESFGNLPLLIIVCNLSSLLPLPLLGLLPDETGDSDNEETKHS from the exons GAAATATTGTGCCTAGATATCAGGTGGGATGTACTAAAGCTGATACAAGTAAGAGATACTTGGAGGGATGGCATAAGAAGCAATCTAGTACAGATGATGTACGGAAGAGCAAGTCAGGATACTTCACGGCATTCGGGGTGGACCTATCTCCTGATAATATGGCAGTTGCCATTGTATATTTTGTGCAAGGGGTCTTAGGCCTTGCACGACTTGCTGTGAGCTTTTACTTAAAAGACGATCTTCACCTTGATCCAGCTGAG ACTGCAGTTATATCTGGCTTCTCATCCTTGCCCTGGTTGATCAAGCCAATCTATGGCTTTATCAG TGATTCTATTCCACTATATGGGTATCGAAGAAGATCATATCTTATTCTGTCAGGATTTCTTGGAACACTTTCATGGAGTTTGATGGCTACAGTAGTGAACAGTAAATATGGTGCAGGATTCTCTATTCTTCTTGGATCACTTTCTGTTGCCTTCTCAGATGTT GTCGTAGATTCTATGGTAGTTGAGAGAGCTCGTGGCGAATCACAAAGTACATCTGGATCTCTCCAGTCTCTATGTTGGGGGTCCTCGGCATTTGGTGGAATTGTGAGCGCATATTTCAGTGGTTCGCTTGTGGATGCATATGGAGTAAG ATTTGTCTTTGGTATTACGGCATTTTTACCATTGATGACATCTGCTGTTGCAGTTCTTGTAAATGAACATCGCCTGACTCCTGGAGAACATGCTATGTCAGTCTCTGGTTCAGGATTCATTGAGAGCTCAATACAGCACATCAAGCAGCTATGGACTTCTGTAAAGCAACCTAACATTTTCTTGCCGACCTTGTTTATATTCCTCTGGCAAGCAACACCACACTCAGAGTCAGCCATGTTTTTCTTCAT CACAAATAAGCTTGGATTCACTCCAGAGTTTCTAGGACGTGTAAAACTCGTTACTTCCATTGCATCCTTGCTCGGTGTTGGAATTTATAACTACTTTCTGAAGGCAGTTCATCTGAGGAAAATATTTCTTGTGACAACCATCATAGGTTCAGCCCTTGGAATGACACAG GTTCTTCTTGTCACTGGGCTTAATAGGCAGTTTGGGATCAGTGATGAGTGGTTCTCCATTGGAGATTCGTTAATCATCACGGTCCTTGGCCAG GCTGCATTTATGCCAGTTTTGGTGTTAGCTGCAAAATTGTGCCCTCCAGGAATGGAGGCGACTTTGTTTGCCACTTTGATGTCCATTTCTAATGCTGGAAGTGTTACTGGTGGTCTTGTCGGTGCTGGTCTAACAAAGATTTTTGGAGTCACTAGGGAAAGCTTCGGAAATCTACCTCTGTTGATTATTGTATGCAATCTCAGTTCCTTGCTGCCCTTGCCTCTTCTAGGTCTCCTTCCAGACGAAACAGGAGATTCAGATAATGAAGAAACAAAACACAGCTGA